From a single Mycolicibacterium moriokaense genomic region:
- a CDS encoding rhodanese-like domain-containing protein → MSYAGDITPEEAWKLLTDDPEAVLVDCRTDAEWRFVGVPDLSSLDREVVYVEWNSADGKHNNNFVEDLKAAGVTPGERPVVFLCRSGNRSIGAAEAATEAGIGPSYNVLDGFEGHLDEHKHRGGSGWKAVGLPWKQS, encoded by the coding sequence GTGAGCTATGCCGGAGACATCACGCCTGAGGAGGCATGGAAGCTGCTGACCGATGACCCCGAGGCCGTGTTGGTCGACTGTCGCACCGACGCCGAATGGCGGTTCGTCGGTGTCCCTGACCTGTCGAGCCTCGATCGCGAGGTCGTGTATGTCGAGTGGAACAGCGCGGACGGCAAGCACAACAACAATTTCGTCGAGGATCTCAAGGCGGCAGGTGTGACCCCAGGGGAGAGGCCTGTCGTGTTCCTCTGCCGTTCTGGCAACCGCTCGATCGGCGCCGCCGAGGCCGCGACCGAGGCGGGTATCGGGCCGTCGTACAACGTGCTCGACGGGTTCGAAGGCCATCTCGACGAGCACAAACATCGTGGCGGCAGCGGTTGGAAAGCCGTCGGCCTGCCGTGGAAGCAGTCATGA
- a CDS encoding SDR family NAD(P)-dependent oxidoreductase → MASGVAGKVAFVTGGASGIGAALSTELVHGGAQVWIADRQIGRAQELAQRLNSGGTKAHAVELDVRDPSAFERVVGDAVRQSGRIDFLFNNAGIGVSGEVDTYTLDDWNDVFDVNLRGVVHGIQAVYPVMIRQGSGHIVNTASMAGLVTTVSQASYTATKHAVVAISRTLRIEAERHNVRVSAICPGVIRTPILTGGEYGRINVPGVTAEEVQKSWDRLRPMAPDKFAKRVLRAVLRNDAIIIVPRWWKAWWYLERLSPALSLRLASVMLRQLREMESAPAA, encoded by the coding sequence ATGGCGTCGGGCGTCGCAGGAAAGGTCGCATTCGTCACCGGAGGCGCGTCGGGCATAGGTGCCGCGCTCAGCACCGAGCTGGTGCACGGCGGCGCACAGGTGTGGATCGCGGATCGCCAGATCGGCAGGGCGCAGGAGTTGGCGCAGCGCTTGAACAGCGGCGGCACCAAGGCGCATGCCGTCGAGCTCGATGTGCGCGACCCGTCGGCGTTCGAGCGGGTCGTCGGCGATGCGGTGCGGCAATCGGGGCGGATCGACTTCCTCTTCAACAACGCGGGTATCGGGGTGTCGGGTGAGGTCGACACGTACACGCTCGACGATTGGAACGACGTCTTCGACGTGAACCTGCGCGGCGTGGTGCACGGAATTCAGGCGGTCTACCCGGTCATGATCCGCCAGGGTTCGGGTCACATCGTGAACACCGCATCGATGGCGGGGCTGGTCACCACGGTGAGCCAGGCGAGCTACACCGCCACCAAACACGCTGTCGTGGCGATCTCGAGGACATTGCGCATCGAGGCCGAGCGTCACAACGTGCGGGTCTCGGCAATCTGTCCGGGTGTGATCCGTACCCCGATCCTCACCGGCGGCGAGTACGGACGTATCAATGTTCCGGGCGTCACCGCCGAAGAGGTCCAGAAATCATGGGACCGGTTGCGGCCCATGGCCCCCGACAAGTTCGCCAAGCGTGTGCTGCGCGCTGTATTACGCAACGACGCCATCATCATCGTGCCCCGGTGGTGGAAGGCATGGTGGTACCTGGAGCGACTCTCACCCGCGTTGTCGCTACGACTCGCGAGCGTGATGCTCAGGCAGCTTCGCGAAATGGAGTCCGCGCCCGCCGCCTAA
- a CDS encoding GNAT family N-acetyltransferase yields MTMPALDKLHFVAVTQHDPLAAPLLAELAFEYATRYDSTEERVMKWLLEEYPAEDFTPPDGALLVGLLDGVPVTGGAFRRFDDTRAELKRVWTDSRYRQRGYAKAILAELEREIAARGYRRVYLTTGDRQPEAEALYLSAGYTRLDGPLPAAVDGYPIAFEKKLS; encoded by the coding sequence ATGACCATGCCGGCACTCGACAAGCTCCACTTCGTGGCGGTGACCCAGCACGACCCGCTGGCCGCACCGCTGCTGGCCGAACTTGCCTTCGAGTACGCCACCCGGTACGACAGCACCGAGGAGCGGGTCATGAAATGGCTGCTGGAGGAGTACCCCGCCGAGGACTTCACACCGCCGGACGGCGCCCTGCTGGTCGGGCTTCTCGACGGCGTTCCCGTGACCGGCGGTGCGTTCCGGCGATTCGACGACACCAGGGCCGAGCTCAAGCGCGTGTGGACCGACAGCCGGTATCGGCAGCGCGGCTACGCCAAGGCCATCCTGGCTGAGCTCGAACGCGAGATCGCGGCGCGGGGTTATCGCCGCGTCTACCTGACGACAGGGGATCGTCAGCCCGAAGCCGAGGCGCTCTACCTGTCGGCGGGATACACGCGGCTCGACGGCCCTCTGCCCGCCGCGGTGGACGGCTATCCGATCGCCTTCGAGAAGAAACTGTCATGA
- a CDS encoding LLM class flavin-dependent oxidoreductase, giving the protein MTEQLHLGVALDGYGWHPEAWRHTPDGEPITSGRYWSDLATTAERGLLDFVTFDDALSPQRRRRPEIEPRWQAGRLDAVLTASRVAPVTRHIGLLPVATVTHTEPFHVSKAIATLDFVSHGRAGWQVRVSGSQHESELFGRRDVGTIDLFDEASDVVEVARRLWDSWEDDAVIRDVATGRFIDRDKLHYIDFVGKYFSVKGPSITPRPPQGQPVVAALAHVRPAYEFAARSADLVFITPKDDDSLRTILDEVKQVGGTELKVYADVFVSFSGVTDPRSDALVFDGTPDELVKLITGWRHFGIDGIRLRPSVNAIDLPVIVDEVVPILQREAQFRTAYRDGETLRERLGLPIAENRYTKVGQS; this is encoded by the coding sequence ATGACCGAACAACTGCACCTTGGCGTCGCGCTGGACGGCTACGGCTGGCATCCGGAGGCCTGGCGCCACACCCCCGACGGTGAGCCGATCACCAGCGGCCGTTACTGGTCGGATCTGGCCACGACCGCCGAGCGCGGCCTACTGGACTTCGTCACCTTCGACGACGCGCTCAGCCCGCAACGGCGCCGGCGCCCCGAGATCGAACCACGGTGGCAGGCAGGACGACTCGACGCCGTCCTCACCGCGTCCCGGGTGGCGCCGGTAACCCGCCACATCGGGCTCCTACCGGTCGCCACCGTGACCCACACCGAACCGTTCCACGTGTCCAAAGCGATTGCCACCCTTGACTTCGTCTCGCACGGACGAGCGGGCTGGCAGGTCAGGGTCAGCGGCTCTCAGCACGAATCCGAGCTGTTCGGGCGACGCGATGTCGGCACGATCGACCTGTTCGACGAGGCATCCGATGTCGTGGAGGTCGCCCGGCGGCTGTGGGACAGCTGGGAGGACGACGCCGTCATCCGCGACGTCGCCACCGGGCGGTTCATCGACCGCGACAAGCTGCACTACATCGACTTCGTCGGCAAATACTTCTCGGTCAAGGGTCCGTCGATCACCCCGCGCCCGCCGCAGGGCCAACCCGTCGTCGCCGCACTTGCACACGTGCGACCCGCCTACGAATTCGCTGCGCGCAGCGCCGATCTGGTGTTCATCACACCTAAAGACGACGACTCGCTGCGCACGATCCTCGATGAGGTGAAGCAGGTGGGCGGCACCGAACTCAAGGTGTACGCCGACGTGTTCGTCTCGTTCTCCGGAGTCACCGACCCGCGCTCGGATGCGCTGGTCTTTGACGGCACCCCCGACGAACTCGTGAAACTGATCACCGGGTGGCGGCACTTCGGCATCGACGGCATCCGGTTGCGCCCCTCGGTCAACGCCATCGACCTGCCCGTCATCGTCGACGAGGTGGTGCCGATCCTGCAGCGCGAGGCGCAGTTCCGTACGGCCTACCGCGACGGCGAAACGCTGCGCGAGCGCCTCGGTCTCCCGATCGCCGAGAACCGCTACACGAAGGTGGGGCAGTCATGA
- a CDS encoding SDR family oxidoreductase produces the protein MDNIRGKTIAITGAARGIGFATATALLQRGARVVIGDRDVALQESAVVKLTKLGQVSGYPLDVTDRESFSTFLDKARTDGGGHIDVLINNAGVMPIGPFLDETGQSIRSTIEVNLYGVITGCQLVAQDMVARGSGHIINISSLSGLIPVPGQVVYNASKFGVVGLSAALADELAPYGVEVSVVMPPFTNTELIAGTKGSGAIKPVEPEDIAKAVIKTLDKPKTHVSVPTPLRFTAQAAQLLGPRGRRWLNKKLGLDRVFLDFDSTARQNYEQRARAAQGVVEGPEKS, from the coding sequence ATGGACAACATCCGGGGCAAGACCATCGCGATCACCGGCGCGGCCCGCGGCATCGGATTCGCCACCGCCACGGCATTGCTGCAACGGGGCGCACGGGTGGTCATCGGTGACCGCGACGTCGCCCTGCAGGAGTCGGCCGTCGTCAAGCTGACCAAGCTCGGCCAGGTCTCGGGCTACCCGCTCGACGTCACCGATCGCGAATCGTTCTCGACCTTCCTTGACAAGGCTCGCACCGATGGCGGCGGCCACATCGACGTCCTGATCAACAATGCCGGCGTGATGCCGATCGGCCCGTTCCTAGACGAGACCGGGCAGTCAATCCGCTCGACGATCGAGGTGAACCTCTACGGTGTGATCACCGGCTGCCAGCTGGTGGCCCAGGACATGGTCGCGCGGGGCAGCGGACACATCATCAACATCTCCTCGCTGTCGGGCCTGATCCCAGTGCCGGGTCAGGTCGTCTACAACGCATCGAAGTTCGGCGTCGTCGGGCTGTCCGCCGCACTCGCCGACGAGCTCGCGCCGTACGGCGTCGAGGTCTCGGTGGTCATGCCGCCGTTCACCAATACCGAGCTGATCGCGGGCACCAAAGGCAGCGGAGCCATCAAGCCGGTCGAACCGGAGGACATCGCCAAGGCGGTCATCAAGACCCTCGACAAGCCGAAAACCCACGTGTCCGTTCCTACTCCGCTGCGGTTCACCGCTCAGGCGGCGCAGCTGCTCGGCCCGCGTGGCCGCCGTTGGCTGAACAAGAAGCTCGGGCTGGACCGCGTCTTCCTCGACTTCGACAGCACCGCACGGCAGAACTACGAGCAGCGCGCACGGGCCGCGCAGGGCGTCGTCGAGGGCCCGGAGAAGAGCTAG
- a CDS encoding Rv0361 family membrane protein codes for MSLPEPGADRPTALPFLAALAIIVIVVIAIGLVNLFTDGELTPKQQIARAAVAQNDALQKENYADFRSTTCREQQGTEAEVIAGQRDSKENQGARRVDDVTDVVIDGERATAKVTYTFDNEPDAKTEVETTFVREDGAWKVCTPVPS; via the coding sequence GTGTCGTTGCCTGAGCCCGGCGCCGACCGGCCCACCGCGCTGCCGTTTCTGGCGGCCTTGGCAATCATTGTGATCGTCGTGATTGCAATCGGATTGGTGAATCTGTTCACCGATGGTGAGTTGACACCCAAGCAGCAGATCGCGCGGGCGGCGGTGGCGCAGAACGATGCGCTGCAGAAGGAGAACTACGCGGATTTCCGCAGCACCACCTGCCGGGAGCAGCAGGGGACCGAGGCTGAAGTGATTGCAGGTCAACGTGATTCGAAGGAGAATCAAGGCGCGCGGCGCGTCGACGACGTAACCGATGTGGTGATAGACGGCGAGCGCGCCACGGCCAAGGTGACCTACACGTTCGACAATGAGCCGGACGCCAAAACGGAGGTCGAAACGACGTTCGTACGGGAGGACGGGGCTTGGAAGGTCTGTACACCTGTCCCCAGCTAG
- a CDS encoding O-succinylhomoserine sulfhydrylase, with the protein MSDSEVPSVRRPAQLPDGVSQATIGVRGGLLRSGFEETAEALYLTSGYVYGSAAEAEKAFTGDIDRYVYSRYGNPTISMFEERLRLIEGAPACFATATGMAAVFTALGALLAAGDRLVAARSLFGSCFVVCNEILPRWGVETVFVDGDDLSQWEEALSVPTKAVFFETPSNPMQQLVDIAAVCDLAHAAGAKVVLDNVFATPILQQGMPLGADVVVYSGTKHIDGQGRVLGGAILGDKQYIDEPVQKLMRHTGPALSPFNAWTLLKGLETLAIRVEHQNASAHRIAEFLENHPAVSWVRYPYLESHPQYDLAKRQMSGGGTVVTFELKGGTKERAFEVLDKLRIVDISNNLGDSKSLITHPATTTHRAMGPEGRAAIGLGDGVVRISVGLEGTEDLIGDLDQALS; encoded by the coding sequence ATGAGCGACTCTGAGGTGCCGTCGGTCCGTCGACCCGCGCAGTTGCCTGACGGGGTGAGCCAGGCGACCATCGGCGTGCGCGGGGGCCTGCTGCGATCGGGTTTCGAGGAGACCGCTGAGGCGTTGTACCTGACGTCGGGGTACGTGTACGGCTCGGCGGCCGAAGCGGAGAAGGCGTTTACGGGCGACATCGATCGTTACGTGTACTCCCGCTACGGCAACCCGACGATCTCGATGTTCGAGGAGCGGCTGCGGCTGATCGAAGGCGCACCCGCATGCTTCGCCACCGCGACGGGGATGGCGGCGGTGTTCACTGCGCTGGGTGCGCTGCTCGCCGCCGGAGATCGGCTCGTGGCGGCGCGCAGCCTCTTCGGGTCCTGCTTCGTCGTGTGCAACGAGATCCTGCCGCGCTGGGGCGTGGAGACGGTGTTCGTCGACGGCGACGATCTGTCGCAGTGGGAGGAGGCGCTGTCGGTCCCCACGAAGGCGGTCTTCTTCGAGACGCCGTCGAATCCCATGCAGCAGCTGGTCGACATCGCCGCGGTGTGCGACCTCGCTCACGCCGCGGGCGCAAAAGTCGTACTGGACAACGTGTTTGCCACCCCGATCCTGCAGCAGGGCATGCCGTTGGGCGCCGACGTCGTCGTGTACTCGGGTACCAAACACATCGACGGGCAGGGTCGCGTGCTCGGTGGCGCGATCCTCGGTGACAAGCAGTACATCGACGAGCCGGTGCAGAAGCTGATGCGCCACACGGGTCCGGCGCTGAGCCCGTTCAATGCGTGGACGCTGTTGAAGGGTCTGGAGACGCTGGCGATTCGGGTGGAGCACCAGAACGCGTCGGCGCACCGCATCGCCGAGTTCCTGGAAAACCATCCCGCCGTGAGCTGGGTGCGTTACCCGTACCTCGAGTCGCATCCGCAGTACGACCTCGCGAAGCGCCAGATGTCCGGGGGCGGAACGGTTGTCACGTTCGAGCTCAAGGGCGGCACCAAGGAGCGAGCGTTCGAAGTGCTCGACAAGCTGCGCATCGTCGACATCTCCAACAACCTCGGCGATTCCAAGTCGTTGATCACGCATCCGGCGACCACCACCCACCGGGCGATGGGTCCGGAGGGGCGCGCGGCGATCGGGCTCGGTGACGGCGTGGTGCGAATCTCGGTGGGGCTGGAGGGAACCGAGGACCTCATCGGCGATCTCGACCAGGCGCTGTCTTAA
- a CDS encoding UBP-type zinc finger domain-containing protein, translating into MLRRSRERTARSPRSSVVPDTCEHLAATVDAVDPAPHTPGHCEDCLADGADTWAHLRMCLTCGHVGCCDSSPHQHASEHFAKTGHPVMRSVEPGENWRWCYIDARLG; encoded by the coding sequence ATGCTGAGGAGATCACGTGAGCGCACTGCGAGATCGCCGAGATCGTCCGTGGTCCCCGATACGTGTGAACACCTCGCGGCCACGGTCGATGCCGTTGACCCCGCTCCGCACACGCCCGGACATTGCGAGGACTGCCTGGCCGACGGCGCGGACACCTGGGCACACCTGCGTATGTGCCTCACCTGCGGACACGTCGGATGCTGCGATTCCAGTCCGCATCAGCACGCCAGTGAGCACTTCGCCAAGACCGGTCATCCGGTGATGAGGTCGGTCGAGCCGGGTGAGAACTGGCGGTGGTGCTACATCGATGCCCGGCTCGGCTGA
- the purT gene encoding formate-dependent phosphoribosylglycinamide formyltransferase: protein MSETTDDATIGSDEADTTVMLLGSGELSRELALAFQRLGATVIAVDRYADAPAHGVADRTAVVKMNDADALTALIEKEHPRYVVAQANLIAADALIAVAERGDIEVFPTPRSTRLSLDREGLRRLAADELGLPTAPFWFASSVDELTAVANHAGFPLVVKPIAAAPGDGESVLVRAEDVEPAWHRAVAAGRIPHNRVMAEAVVEVDFEVTLLTIRTVGPTGPVVHFCEPIGHRQLGGDSLESWQPQQLTAAALDAAKSIGARIVNSLGGRGVFGVEVLVRGDEVYFDNVRPRPYDSGLVTLRSQRLSQFELHARAILGLSVDTIMISPGAAEVSYAGADATDSRGADVRAVVAEALAVAESDVRLFNRPDETEGRRRLGVALATAPDPIVARDRARRVSAALRKLW, encoded by the coding sequence ATGAGTGAAACGACGGACGACGCGACGATCGGTTCCGACGAGGCCGATACGACGGTCATGCTGCTCGGCTCGGGTGAGTTGAGCCGCGAGTTGGCACTGGCGTTCCAGCGGCTCGGCGCGACCGTCATCGCGGTGGACCGCTACGCGGATGCGCCCGCACATGGGGTGGCCGACCGGACCGCCGTCGTCAAGATGAACGACGCCGACGCGCTGACCGCTCTGATCGAGAAGGAACACCCGCGGTACGTGGTGGCCCAGGCGAACCTGATCGCCGCCGACGCGCTCATCGCGGTCGCCGAGCGGGGTGACATCGAGGTGTTCCCGACCCCGCGCAGCACCCGGCTGTCGCTCGATCGCGAAGGGCTGCGGCGGCTCGCAGCCGACGAGCTCGGCCTGCCCACCGCGCCGTTCTGGTTCGCGAGCTCTGTCGACGAGCTGACCGCCGTCGCCAACCACGCCGGCTTCCCGCTGGTGGTGAAGCCGATCGCCGCGGCACCGGGTGACGGTGAGTCGGTGCTGGTGCGGGCCGAGGATGTGGAGCCGGCCTGGCATCGCGCCGTCGCCGCAGGCCGGATTCCGCACAACCGGGTGATGGCCGAGGCGGTCGTCGAGGTCGACTTCGAAGTGACGCTGCTGACCATCCGCACCGTCGGACCGACCGGGCCCGTGGTGCACTTCTGCGAACCCATCGGCCACCGGCAGCTGGGTGGTGACTCGCTGGAGTCCTGGCAGCCTCAACAGCTCACGGCCGCCGCGCTGGACGCCGCGAAGTCCATCGGAGCGCGGATCGTCAATTCGCTGGGTGGGCGCGGCGTCTTCGGCGTCGAGGTGCTGGTCCGCGGCGACGAGGTCTACTTCGACAACGTGCGCCCGCGCCCGTACGACAGCGGCCTTGTGACCCTGCGCTCGCAACGCCTGTCGCAGTTCGAACTGCACGCGCGCGCGATCCTCGGCCTCTCGGTGGACACCATCATGATCTCGCCGGGTGCCGCGGAGGTCAGCTACGCAGGGGCGGACGCGACCGACAGCCGTGGCGCCGACGTACGCGCCGTGGTCGCCGAGGCGCTCGCCGTCGCGGAAAGCGATGTCCGCCTGTTTAACCGGCCGGACGAGACCGAGGGGCGGCGCCGGCTCGGTGTGGCACTGGCGACCGCCCCCGACCCGATCGTCGCCCGGGACCGGGCGCGCCGCGTTTCGGCGGCGCTGCGCAAGCTCTGGTGA
- a CDS encoding HNH endonuclease signature motif containing protein, translated as MFGSEFAEADDAGLVAAIEDCSRQEAVVGARRLAAIAELMRRRVLDEGERSRWACDGWDCAAAEVAAATNVSHRKASGQMYMAEALRDHLPSVAALYFQGRLSTRVVGAITWRTQLITDDAVWAAIDTELAKRARKWGPLSEDRLESAVDALVLKFDKDALLKSRRTLRTRDFVIGDLDDETGVVTVRGRLSAADGAVMKKKVTAMVATVCEDDPRSMAERRADAVGALSNGNEHLPCLCESPACPARQKQPAPKSSVVVNVYTDQATVDTLQSAAPQRRAPAPPANAGTAMLSGTEVMPTPLLAELLRNGAKLRPLCTQEVEGEPESGYRPSAKLARFVRGRDLTCRFPGCTAPAEFCDIDHVIPYPIGPTHPSNLACLCRKHHHLKTFWAGDWELKLLPDGAAVWTSPTARTYKTYPGCRSYFPEWDTDTGELTPASESQTSTTDGGVMMPRRKRTRAQERAARIKAEREQNLNDPDPPPF; from the coding sequence ATGTTCGGGTCTGAGTTCGCGGAGGCTGACGATGCCGGGCTGGTCGCCGCGATCGAGGACTGTTCGCGGCAGGAGGCCGTGGTTGGGGCGCGTCGGTTGGCGGCAATCGCTGAGTTGATGCGTCGCCGCGTGCTCGATGAGGGTGAGCGGTCGCGGTGGGCCTGTGACGGGTGGGACTGTGCGGCCGCGGAAGTGGCGGCGGCGACGAACGTCAGCCATCGCAAGGCGTCGGGTCAGATGTATATGGCGGAAGCGTTGCGTGACCATCTGCCGTCTGTGGCCGCACTTTACTTTCAAGGCCGGCTCAGTACGCGCGTGGTGGGTGCGATCACGTGGCGTACGCAGTTGATCACCGATGATGCGGTGTGGGCGGCCATCGATACCGAGTTGGCGAAACGGGCACGTAAGTGGGGCCCGCTGTCGGAGGACAGGCTCGAGTCCGCTGTCGATGCGTTGGTGTTGAAGTTCGACAAGGACGCATTGCTGAAAAGCCGCAGGACGCTGCGCACGCGGGACTTCGTCATCGGCGATCTCGATGACGAAACCGGTGTGGTGACGGTGCGGGGCAGGTTGTCGGCGGCCGACGGCGCGGTGATGAAGAAGAAGGTCACTGCGATGGTGGCCACGGTGTGTGAGGACGATCCTCGCTCGATGGCCGAGCGCCGCGCCGATGCGGTGGGCGCGTTGAGCAACGGCAACGAGCACCTGCCGTGTCTGTGTGAATCACCGGCCTGCCCGGCACGGCAGAAGCAGCCGGCACCGAAGTCCTCGGTGGTCGTCAACGTCTATACCGACCAAGCGACGGTGGACACGCTGCAGTCCGCGGCGCCCCAGAGGCGGGCGCCCGCGCCGCCCGCAAATGCGGGTACGGCGATGCTGTCGGGTACTGAGGTGATGCCCACACCGTTGCTGGCCGAGTTGTTGCGCAACGGGGCCAAGCTGCGGCCGCTGTGCACCCAAGAGGTCGAGGGTGAACCCGAATCCGGGTATCGGCCGTCGGCGAAGCTGGCACGTTTTGTTCGGGGTCGGGATTTGACGTGTCGTTTTCCGGGGTGCACCGCGCCTGCGGAGTTCTGCGATATCGATCATGTGATCCCGTATCCGATCGGGCCCACGCATCCCTCGAATCTGGCCTGTCTGTGTCGAAAACATCACCACCTCAAGACGTTTTGGGCTGGTGACTGGGAACTGAAACTGCTGCCCGACGGTGCGGCGGTGTGGACGTCGCCGACCGCCCGAACGTATAAGACGTATCCGGGATGTCGAAGTTACTTTCCCGAGTGGGACACCGACACCGGGGAACTGACACCCGCGTCCGAGTCGCAAACATCGACCACCGACGGCGGCGTGATGATGCCCCGCCGCAAACGCACCCGTGCCCAGGAGCGCGCGGCGCGCATCAAAGCCGAACGCGAACAGAACCTGAACGACCCTGACCCACCGCCGTTTTAG